A portion of the Glandiceps talaboti chromosome 13, keGlaTala1.1, whole genome shotgun sequence genome contains these proteins:
- the LOC144444141 gene encoding protein scribble homolog isoform X7: protein MFRCIPLFRACNRQVDVIERRHNNLTMVPDDVYRYARSLEEVYLDANQLRELPRPFFRLLNLRKLGLSDNEIEALPPEIGNFMNLMELDISRNDILELPENIKFCKKLQVCDFSGNPISKLPDGFTQLRELTHLCLNDVSLTRLPPDIGSLSNLITLELRENLLKFLPSSLSFLVKLEQLDLGSNVLEELPETLGALPNLMELWLDCNELTELPPELGNLSNLTCLDLSENRLESLPEEISGLTKLTDLHLSQNCLERLPEGIGSLKQMTILKVDQNRLIFLTPAIGSCESLQELILTENLLQELPATLGLLKKLNNFNVDRNRLSSVPAELGRCHKLGVLSLRDNRLTEIPSEIGSLKELHVLDLSGNRLDHLPLRIAQCNLKALWLSENQAQPMLNFQTEELEGSKKKVLTCFLLPQRGPTESMENLLRSSVGGDSWSDHGGERVVVKFPYENANHEDKPSTFERQDTPHPKELKARHAKLFTHAKEKSKDEVAKDGFTKEDKLEHRLSTSSRTSEHSSGSESHDVKRDKVEEPRQVRMAASTVEADILGQAENEHESDQEVAEYDDESEVSGRRVGFAPEVPDEPEKHDRLRRRDTPHHLKNKRINAEPDEKMMSILTKVTRQQNQNEETTPVKEETNDLQTASDDTVPSSPRLGTKSSMRRKLAPQFPQYDVHRDEVIINIHRDGGGLGISIAGGKGSTPFKDEDESIFISRLAEDGPAARSGVKVGDKLISVNHVKLLDAEHQDAVDALRKSGADVKMVVAREIYTPTEPVQPTVEKKNVNVSFAPEPEMQVVAEKLTVKLNRDEKGGLGFSIAGGAGSTPYKGSEEAIFISRIAEGGVADREEILQVGDKILAINSVDVSDARHDQVVALLTSSNTISLTIYRETLEVKEPEPVVKNSEPEIHKVEVSTQEAVVNHIPNGEQEEEEEENHQPVEYEEELIVLIRQGGPLGLSIVGGSDHSSHPFGEDEPGIFISKIVPDGAAALTNLRIGDRILEVNGKDMTDATHQEAVSALLENRQRIAIEVRHDPPPEGLLDLTIIKNPGDKLGISIRGGSKGHPGNPLDKTDEGIFISKVNSQGAAGKDGRLKIGMRILEVNNQSLLGATHAEAVRSLRAAGENLSMLVCQGYDPVKVAAIQAAGGIIANPLAARTSQESICSIDRDTSTEDLHTLHQEADIQREPWEKEDLEKLESLRRQREEETLKLEKEGDAFQEALKGRTVHMKIEDRSNTHTLPDGKFYSKPEDQVPKCQFNF, encoded by the exons ATTACCTGATGGTTTTACACAACTGAGAGAGCTGACACATCTTTGCTTGAATGATGTTTCCCTCACAAGGTTACCCCCAGATATAGGCAG CTTATCAAATTTAATTACCCTTGAGTTACGTGAAAATTTACTGAAGTTCTTGCCTTCATCACTGTCCTTCCTGGTTAAGTTGGAACAGTTGGATTTGGGAAGTAATGTACTGGAAGAATTGCCAGAAACCCTTGGTGCTTTACCCAACTTGATGGAGTTGTGGTTAGATTGCAATGAACTCACAGAACTGCCCCCT GAACTCGGAAATCTGTCGAACCTAACATGTTTGGATTTATCAGAGAATCGACTGGAAAGTTTACCGGAAGAGATCAGTGGCCTAACGAAATTGACTGATCTTCACCTGTCACAAAACTGCTTGGAAAGACTACCTGAGGGCATAG GAAGTCTAAAGCAGATGACAATACTCAAAGTTGATCAGAACAGACTTATATTTTTAACTCCAGCAATAGGAAG CTGTGAAAGCTTACAAGAATTGATATTGACAGAAAACCTTTTACAAGAACTGCCAGCCACTCTAGGGCTTTTGAAAAAGTTGAATAATTTCAATGTTGATAGAAATAGACTCTCATCGGTTCCTGCAGAG TTGGGTAGATGTCACAAACTGGGTGTGTTATCACTGAGAGATAACCGACTGACAGAAATCCCATCTGAAATAGGAAGTCTGAAGGAGTTGCATGTTTTGGATTTATCTGGTAATAGACTAGACCATCTACCACTTAGGATTGCACAGTGTAATCTCAAAGCATTGTGGCTGTCTGAGAATCAG GCACAGCCGATGTTGAATTTCCAAACAGAAGAACTTGAAGGATCTAAGAAGAAAGTTTTAACTTGTTTTTTACTGCCCCAAAGAGGTCCCACAGAGAGTATGG AAAATCTCCTTCGCAGTAGTGTTGGTGGTGACAGCTGGTCAGACCACGGAGGTGAAAGAGTAGTGGTTAAATTTCCTTATGAAAATGCTAATCATGAAGACAAACCA AGTACCTTTGAACGCCAAGACACTCCCCATCCTAAGGAATTGAAAGCCCGTCATGCCAAACTCTTTACACATGCCAAGGAAAAGTCAAAAGATGAAGTAGCCAAAGATGGTTTCACCAAAGAG GATAAATTGGAACACAGACTTAGTACATCGTCAAGAACCAGTGAGCATTCTTCAGGTAGTGAATCACATGACGTTAAACGTGACAAGGTAGAAGAACCAAGGCAAGTTAGGATGGCTGCATCTACTGTAGAAGCTGATATACTTGGACAAGCTGAAAATGAACATGAAAGTGATCAAGAAGTAGCAGAGTATGACGACGAATCAGAG GTCTCGGGAAGACGGGTAGGCTTTGCGCCAGAAGTTCCAGATGAACCAGAGAAACATGACAGGCTGAGACGGAGGGATACACCTCATCACTTGAAGAATAAAAGAATCAATGCAGAACCCGATGAAAAAATGATGTCAATTTTGACTAAAGTAACCAGGCAACAGAACCAAAACGAAGAAACAACACCAGTGAAAGAAGAAACA AATGATTTACAAACTGCCTCTGACGATACCGTTCCGTCGTCCCCACGACTGGGGACCAAATCATCCATGCGACGTAAACTCGCCCCTCAGTTTCCACAGTATGATGTCCATAGAGATGAG GtgattattaatattcatcgtGATGGTGGTGGATTGGGCATTAGTATAGCGGGAGGTAAAGGGTCAACGCCCTTTAAAGATGAAGACGAG AGTATATTCATATCCAGACTTGCAGAAGATGGACCAGCAGCCAGGTCAGGGGTCAAAGTTGGAGACAAACTTATATCA GTAAATCATGTCAAACTACTAGATGCAGAACATCAAGATGCTGTGGATGCCTTAAGAAAGAGTGGTGCTGATGTCAAAATGGTTGTAGCAAGAGAAATATACACACCTACAGAACCAGTT CAACCCACGGTTGAAAAGAAGAATGTTAACGTATCATTTGCACCAGAACCAGAAATGCAGGTTGTTGCTGAG aaaCTGACAGTGAAGCTCAACAGAGATGAGAAAGGTGGTCTTGGTTTCAGCATAGCAGGGGGAGCAGGGTCAACGCCCTACAAAGGCAGTGAAGAG GCAATATTCATATCAAGGATAGCAGAAGGTGGTGTAGCAGATAGGGAAGAAATCTTACAAGTAGGAGACAAAATTCTAGCA attaaTAGTGTTGATGTGAGTGATGCCAGACATGATCAAGTCGTTGCCTTATTAACTTCTTCAAATACAATATCACTTACAATATACAGAGAGACGTTAGAGGTGAAGGAACCAGAACCTGTTG TTAAAAATTCAGAGCCAGAAATTCATAAAGTTGAGGTGTCAACACAAGAAGCTGTTGTCAACCATATTCCAAATGGTGAACaggaagaagaggaagaagagaACCACCAACCAGTGGAATATGAAGAGGAG CTCATTGTTCTGATACGACAAGGTGGTCCATTAGGTCTTAGTATAGTGGGTGGTAGTGATCATTCTAGTCATCCGTTTGGAGAAGATGAACCAGGTATTTTTATTTCCAAG ATTGTACCAGATGGTGCTGCAGCACTCACGAATCTCAGGATAGGAGACAGAATATTAGAA GTAAACGGTAAAGACATGACAGATGCCACTCATCAGGAAGCAGTATCAGCACTTCTTGAAAACAGACAAAGAATAGCAATAGAAGTCAGACATGATCCGCCACCGGAGGGCCTCTTG GACTTGACAATTATAAAGAATCCAGGTGACAAATTAGGAATTAGTATCCGTGGAGGAAGTAAGGGACATCCTGGAAATCCACTCGATAAAACTGATGAAGGAATATTTATTTCTAAG GTTAATTCCCAGGGAGCTGCAGGAAAAGATGGAAGGTTAAAGATTGGAATGAGGATATTAGAG GTGAATAATCAAAGCTTACTTGGTGCAACACATGCTGAAGCTGTCCGGTCTCTTAGAGCTGCGGGAGAAAACCTTTCCATGTTAGTTTGTCAAGGTTATGACCCGGTTAAAGTGGCTGCAATTCAAGCAGCGGGTGGAATCATTGCAAACCCACTGGCAGCAAGAACAAGCCAAGAAAGTATATGTTCTATCGATAGAGACACATCCACCGAAGACCTTCACACTTTACATCAG GAGGCTGATATCCAGAGAGAACCTTGGGAAAAAGAAGATCTTGAAAAATTG GAGTCTCTCAGAAGACAGAGGGAAGAAGAGACACTGAAATTAGAAAAAGAAGGG GATGCTTTCCAGGAAGCGTTAAAGGGGAGGACAGTACATATGAAAATAGAAGATAGGTCCAATACACATACCCTGCCA GATGGAAAATTTTATTCCAAACCAGAAGATCAAGTGCCAAAG TGTCAGTTCAATTTCTAG